From Fulvivirga lutea:
ACATACATACAGCTCCATTCCCGATAACCCGTCACCTTTAGTTGTCCTTAATGGTGATATAAAGGACATGGAAGAACTTAAAAAATACGATTCTAATGATATTAAATCTATTGAAATTTTTAAACCTGATAACACTAAGGTAGCATTATATGGTTTAAGAGGAACAGTAAAAGGAGTAATACTAATTACAACTAACCCATAGACTTACTTCCTGCTAGAGTAATTGTACATGAAATTCACTAATTTGCCTTTGTAGTAAAGTGAGATTAATATGGTAATTTCATTTTTAACAAGGACTAAAAACAAAAGTCTATGTACGTAAAAAGAAGATATGGTTTCTGGATGACCTTTAATTGGTCTAAATGGCCATTTATTTGGGGTGCCATTTACGGTTCATTAGTCTGCTCCATCTCCTATTTCACAGAGCTACATATTGCCCTACCATGGGGGCCGCTGGGTATCATAGGTATAGCAGTAGCCTTTTATCTCGGTTTTAAAAATAACAGTTCGTACGACAGAACCTGGGAAGCACGCAAAATATGGGGCAGCATTGTGAACAACAGTAGAACCTTTGGAGCGGCAGTGCTTTCTTTTGTACAAGGCGAAAATGAAGCTGAAATACATAAAAGTTTAATCTATCGTCATATTGCCTGGCTTACTTTGCTAAGGCACCAGCTTAGGCTAAGCAGAGAATGGGAACATTCAGAAAACCGCCTCAATGGCGTATATGCACCAACAGTTTGTGAAGATTACACCGATAAATTAGAAGCAGAGCTCTCCAAGTACATCTCTGAAAAAGAGATAAAAGAATTGGAGTCTAAAACCAATGGCGCTACCCAAATCCTAAAAATACAATCCAAAATTCTTCAGGAGCTAAAAGACAAAAACTACTTTGATGATTTCCGCCACATGGAATTCCATCAGCTCATAACCACGTTTTATGAAGATCAGGGGAAATCGGAACGAATTAAAAACTTCCCATTCCCGAGGCAATATGCCTCAGTAGCCATCTGGATTTCCGTAGTTTTTTGCGTTTTTGTACCCTTCGGTCTGCTCGATGTTTTAGGACAAAATGACCCTTGGGCTATGTGGATTTGTCCGTTTTTAAGCGGCTTAATTACCTGGGTTTTCTTCCTCATGGAAAAAATTGGTGATTACTCCGAAAACCCCTTTGAAGGAACCTATAATGATGTGCCAATCACATCCATTGCCAGAGGCATTGAAATTGATCTAAGGGAAATGTTTGATGATACCGACATTCCACCAGCCATTAAAGCTGAAAATGGATTCTTGATGTAAATACGAAGTGGATAGACGAGAATTTACCAAAGGGCTATTAACAACGGTTGCAAGTTTCGCAATGTTGGAATCATTGGTAGTTGCCAATGCCTTTGGTAAATCCATCAGACCCCTCACACAACATTGGGCAATACAATTAAATGAATACTGCTCTGACCTCAAAAAAAGGTCAATAACTGTTACAGAGTGGCAGTCGTTCATTGCAAAACTTTACAACAAAATTGAGCTCACAGAGCTTTTGAAATTCATTGAATTTGAAAAACTCACTCAAGGCTTTGATTATCCAGATTTGGGTGTGAATACACGCAAAGTGTTTTTTCCAAAGCTTTCCGGACTGCCCGAGAAAACGGTGTTTGTCAAAAAGATTTTTGGAATGAAGAAAGATAGAGCCATCATTCCACATGGACATAGTAACATGGCTTCCGCTCACCTGATTCTCCAAGGTGAAATGCATTTAAGGCATTATGAAAAGCTTGGGCAGGAAGATCAAAACCTCATTATCAAACCAACCATTGATAGAATAGCTCAGATTGGCGATAATTCTTCAATTTCGGATGAAAAAGACAATGTACATTGGTTTGTGGCTAACACAGATACTGCGTTTACCTTTGATGTCATCATGCTCGACTTAAATAACAAACCTTACGACATCCATAACTTGGATATTTACGAAAAACAAGACCTCCACAATGGAACTTTACGAGTGCCCATGCTGGATGTAAACACTGCATTGACCAAGTATGGTAAGCAGCATCATTAGTTATTATCCATCAATTTACCTTTTATTGCAGGTTCTGTTGAATTATTGAACTTAATTTAACGCTAACAGTTTTATTACTATGGCAGAAACAACGCATTGGACAGGTTCCGATAAATATTTGTGTGATCCGGCATTGGCACAGGCTTTTCATATGGCAAGAACATTAGGCATGCCCCTACTCATTGAGGGCGAACCAGGAACAGGTAAAACCGAACTTCCGATTCATTATGCAAAAGATCGAGGTCTGGACCTGGAAGTGTATCCGGTAGGTTCCAAAAGTAATATAGAGCAGTTTGTGGCGCGCTTCGATCATGTGAAGTACCTCCGCGATTCTCAGATTGAAATTTTAAATGCACAGCGCGAAGAGAAAGGATTAGAAAGTAAGCTAACTACCGGCAACAGAAACCCTGAAAAACTAGGCGATTATGTGGTGAAAGGACCGGCTGCCATTGCTTACAGCAAGCCAAATTCTGTGCTGTTAATTGATGAAATTGATAAGGCTCCCCGCGAGTTTCCGAATGATCTATTGTATGCCTTAAGTCATAGAAAATTCATTATGCCGGAATCAGGTGAGGTGATTGAAATATCGGAAGCAGATATGCCTGCCATTGTCATTACTTCCAACAGGGAACAAGAGCTGCCAACAGCCTTCAAAGGTCGTTGTATTTATCATTACATCGATTTTCCTGATAAAGAGGTGATGGGTAAAATCATCGAAAAGCATCATCCTAAACTGGATGAAAAAGTGGTGCGTGTAGCATTGGATGTGTTTTACCATTTACGCAGGCTAGGGTTGGAAAGGGCTCCAACAACTCGTGAAATCCTGAATTGGCTTAAATATATGGGTGACATCGCACCAAAAGAAGCAGTTAAAAAAATTGAAGGATTAGAAGGAATTGGTGCTTTGATAAAAACTCAAACCGATATGGAACGTGTAAATAGAATGATTGGTGCTGATGATACGTTCGGTGGATCTAGATTAAACTAATATGTTAAGCTCCCTACCAGAAAAATTTCGATCGCATGGGCTTAAAGCCGATGTACGCACATTGCTTTTGCTTCGAAAGGCCATGCAGAAAGGGTTGATAAAAACGCTGGGGGATATTTATAATGTATTGAAAGGCATTGTAGTGAAAGAGCCTTCAGAAATGGGCCCGTTTACCAAAGCTTATTACGAATACTTCTTATACGTGCCCATAGAGCCGGGTCAAACGCTGGAAGATGCCATTCTGAGATCAGAAACTTTTGCTAAGTGGAAAACACAGTTTCTGGATGAAGCCGGCAAAGATCTTTCTGATGAAGAGCTGGTAACCGAATTTTTAGACCAGGTGCATTTGACCAGTTACGACATTAAGGAAGTAATTAACGGAAAAGAAATTTGGGATAAAGACAACCCTGATTTGGCTGATGAAGATGGTCTGGAAAATGATGGCGAACCGGCAGAACGTGTACTTGATAAAATGGCTGATTATTCCGATTTATCACTAGAAGAACTGTTGGAGCGCATGGAAAAAGTGCGTGAGCAACAAAAAACAAGGCATGGAGGTGGCAGCCATTGGATTGGTACAGGCGGAATTTCACCTTACGGACATGGCGGAGCAGCTAAAAATGGCATTCGAGTAGGCGGACAAGGTGGTGGTAAAATGGCCCGTAAAGTCATGGGCGATAAAAACTACTTCCCAATCGACAGAGATGCTCTTTTAAATGATAATAACGTAGATGCTGCATTGGCATCAATAAAGGGTGTTATAGAGGAAAGTGCCATTGAAAAGTTAGATGTGCCATTAACTATCAAATCCGGACTAAAGCGTGGCGGACTTTTCATTCCAGAATTATCAAGCGAAAAAAATGAAGAGTTAAAGGTGATTGTCCTGATAGATAATGGTGGTTATTCCATGGCGCCTTACGTTCGCAGCGTGCAAAACCTCTTCCGAAAGATGAAAACCCGCTTCGCTCATGATTTGGAAGTGTATTATTTCCATAACACCATTTACAATCGAGTGTATGTAGATGAACGCAGAACCAAGTCTATCACCATTGACAAGTTGTTGGCCCATAGCAAGCGATACAGAGTGTTCTTTATTGGCGATGCTGCCATGGCTCCTTATGAATTAGATAGTCACAGCATTCAGTCGATACAATCCATTGTAAGCAAGTTTAAAAAATGCGTTTGGCTAAACCCGGAACCATTAAAGTATTGGCCTTATACCTACACCATTCAGGTAATGAAAGAGTTGGTTCCTATGTTTCCACTATCACCTGCCGGAATTGAAAGAGCGGTGAGGAAAATGAATGAAAAAAGCTCCAATTGACCCTCCAACTCATTACATTCACCTCAACTTCACAACGTGATTCATAAACTCAATAAGCACTTCACTGGCATTAACTCTACCTTTTTAGTATCTTATTGAAATGAAAAAACTTGTGGGCGTCTTCATACTACTTCTTGTAGCCTTCATCTGCCATGGAGATATAGACTCACTTAAAAATGAACTTCAAAAAAATACTTCGAAAAATAACGAGTTTTCGATTCAGCTTGAGTTGTTGAATGCGTACTACGAAAGAGGTTTTAACGATGAGGCCATTCAACTGGGCGAAAAATTACTCGTAGACCCAGCCATACAGAATCATGATGAGCTTAAAGCAAAAGTTGCCAATCGGTTGGGCACTATTTACACCAATATTGGTGGCAAAGATAATGCTGCCCTAAAGTATTTAACCATTGCGCTTGATATCTACAGAGAAGAAGGAAATCTGTTTGGCCAGGGAATAATTTTCAACAACCTGGGTAATATCTACCGGGATTTGGCTTACGACTCAAAAGCCATGGATTATTATCTGAAATCGTTAGAAATATGCCGAGAAATTAAAGACAAAGAAGGCGAGGCTTTCGCGCTAAAAAACATTGGTATTCTTTACGAATACCAGGGCTGGTACGAAAAAGCGCTAGAGTACCATCATTTGGCACTGTATATACGAGAGAAGGAAGGAAGTATCTTTCAAATAATATCATCTATGCTAAATGTGGCCATTTCTTACAATGGCCTGCAAGAGTATGAAAAAGCACTTTTAACGCTAGAACGTGCCCAACTAATGGCAGAAGAAAACAAAAGTGAGCTCATAGATGAAATTTTACATGAAAAAGGTAATGCACACTTTTCACTAGGCATTCCTGATAAGGCAAGATTTTATTATGAAAAGGCCATTTCGCAAGCTACCACTTTTAAGAAATACAAAGTAGTATGCTCAACGCTCGAGGATTTAATTCGCCTCAACCTCATTAATTCAGAGTTTGAGGCCATGAAAAATAATCTCATAAGGCTAAAGAGTTTATTAGACACCATTAGCTACGTGCGTGGAAATGTCGGATACGAATTATTAAGCTATCAGTTAGATTCTGCTAATAATAACGAGCTCTCTGCCCTCCGGCATTTTCAAAGAATGAGCCGACTAAATGATAGTTTGTATAGCGTATCTAATAGGGAAGATTTGATTCAGCAGCGCAGTGCATTGGAGCTATTACAAACTGAAAATGAGCTGGAGCTGGAACGTACCAAACAAAAATTCCAATCAAAGATTTACATCTATATAGTGGGTTTTTTAACAATTACTTTGCTTGGCCTTTCGTATATCGTTTATGTTAAATTGAAAAGCAATAGAAAGCTTAACAAACAGAAAGCGGAAATAAGTCACAAAAATAAAAAGCTGAAAAAGCTAAATGATCAATTGAATGATACTGTTGAAGAACTTCGTTCGGCCAATGAAACCATAGAAAATCAAAATAAGATCATTTCTCAGCATAACGAGAAGTTAGAGGAAATGGTAACGGAGCGAACAAAAAAGGTTGTTGATTACAGTAACAAGTTAGAAGAATATGCTTTTCACACAGCTCATAACCTAAGGGCTCCAGTGGCCAGACTGCTTGGACTCACAAATTTGTTCAACATCTCTACAGACGAAAAAGAAAAGCAGGTTTTGTTGGAAAAGATTGTGAAAGAAACGGAAGAAATAGATTCGGTAATACACACAATCAGTGTGATTTTGGATGAAACCGCACCATTGAAAAATCTAGGTTCTTAATTAACTAATCGCCTTTTTTACTGCCTCCACATTCTTTTTAGAGTTTCCAATGAATATTTTTTTATCAATAATAAAAACCGGCCTTTTCAAAAAGGTATATTCATTCAGAATCAGAAACTTATAGTCATCTTCCATTAAGATTTTATCTTTCAAACCTTGTTCTTTGTATTTTCTAGCTACTCGGCTAAACAGCGATTCATAGCTGGCTGAAAGATTTTTCATCTGATTAAGCTGCTCTTCAGTAATCTTTTTTGTT
This genomic window contains:
- a CDS encoding cupin domain-containing protein yields the protein MDRREFTKGLLTTVASFAMLESLVVANAFGKSIRPLTQHWAIQLNEYCSDLKKRSITVTEWQSFIAKLYNKIELTELLKFIEFEKLTQGFDYPDLGVNTRKVFFPKLSGLPEKTVFVKKIFGMKKDRAIIPHGHSNMASAHLILQGEMHLRHYEKLGQEDQNLIIKPTIDRIAQIGDNSSISDEKDNVHWFVANTDTAFTFDVIMLDLNNKPYDIHNLDIYEKQDLHNGTLRVPMLDVNTALTKYGKQHH
- a CDS encoding bestrophin family protein, yielding MYVKRRYGFWMTFNWSKWPFIWGAIYGSLVCSISYFTELHIALPWGPLGIIGIAVAFYLGFKNNSSYDRTWEARKIWGSIVNNSRTFGAAVLSFVQGENEAEIHKSLIYRHIAWLTLLRHQLRLSREWEHSENRLNGVYAPTVCEDYTDKLEAELSKYISEKEIKELESKTNGATQILKIQSKILQELKDKNYFDDFRHMEFHQLITTFYEDQGKSERIKNFPFPRQYASVAIWISVVFCVFVPFGLLDVLGQNDPWAMWICPFLSGLITWVFFLMEKIGDYSENPFEGTYNDVPITSIARGIEIDLREMFDDTDIPPAIKAENGFLM
- a CDS encoding tetratricopeptide repeat protein: MKKLVGVFILLLVAFICHGDIDSLKNELQKNTSKNNEFSIQLELLNAYYERGFNDEAIQLGEKLLVDPAIQNHDELKAKVANRLGTIYTNIGGKDNAALKYLTIALDIYREEGNLFGQGIIFNNLGNIYRDLAYDSKAMDYYLKSLEICREIKDKEGEAFALKNIGILYEYQGWYEKALEYHHLALYIREKEGSIFQIISSMLNVAISYNGLQEYEKALLTLERAQLMAEENKSELIDEILHEKGNAHFSLGIPDKARFYYEKAISQATTFKKYKVVCSTLEDLIRLNLINSEFEAMKNNLIRLKSLLDTISYVRGNVGYELLSYQLDSANNNELSALRHFQRMSRLNDSLYSVSNREDLIQQRSALELLQTENELELERTKQKFQSKIYIYIVGFLTITLLGLSYIVYVKLKSNRKLNKQKAEISHKNKKLKKLNDQLNDTVEELRSANETIENQNKIISQHNEKLEEMVTERTKKVVDYSNKLEEYAFHTAHNLRAPVARLLGLTNLFNISTDEKEKQVLLEKIVKETEEIDSVIHTISVILDETAPLKNLGS
- a CDS encoding arsenate reductase family protein, with the translated sequence MKKVYYLSTCDTCKRIIKELGIGDEFEYQDIKTKKITEEQLNQMKNLSASYESLFSRVARKYKEQGLKDKILMEDDYKFLILNEYTFLKRPVFIIDKKIFIGNSKKNVEAVKKAIS
- a CDS encoding AAA family ATPase, coding for MAETTHWTGSDKYLCDPALAQAFHMARTLGMPLLIEGEPGTGKTELPIHYAKDRGLDLEVYPVGSKSNIEQFVARFDHVKYLRDSQIEILNAQREEKGLESKLTTGNRNPEKLGDYVVKGPAAIAYSKPNSVLLIDEIDKAPREFPNDLLYALSHRKFIMPESGEVIEISEADMPAIVITSNREQELPTAFKGRCIYHYIDFPDKEVMGKIIEKHHPKLDEKVVRVALDVFYHLRRLGLERAPTTREILNWLKYMGDIAPKEAVKKIEGLEGIGALIKTQTDMERVNRMIGADDTFGGSRLN